The Longimicrobium sp. genome segment TCGATCATCTTCTGGTACAGGTTGTCGCGGATCGGCATCGGTCGGAGCGGTGGGGGTTGGCGCGGAAGATAACGCCACGGCGGCGGCGGGCGGGTTATGGATCGATGAGCATCGCCGCGGCTTGCCGGAAGCCGTGTGTTTGCGCATAGTTGAAGCCTGCACGTGGCGCACCCTCCACCGCCGCCCACCCCGCGCGGCACCCTCAAGACGACGAACCGATGGCCATACGCGAAGGACGCTGGGACTGCACCTCGTGCGGCGCCGTGGGCAACCTCGGCCGCCAGGTGTACTGTCCCGGATGCGGGCTTCCCCGCCCCGAGGGCACCCGCTTCTACCTCCCCGAAGACGCGCCCGAAGTCACCGACGCCGCCCAGCTCGCCCTGGCCGGCGCGGGCGCGGACTGGGTGTGCGAGCACTGCGGCGCCAGCGCGCACGCCACCGAGGCGGACTGCCCCGGCTGCGGCGCGCCCCGCGGCAGCAGCCCCACGCAGGACGTCCACGACTACGACATGGACGAGATCCCGCGCGACGGCGAGGAGCGGCGCGCCACCGCCCCGCTCGCCGCCGCGGCGATCCCGTCCAAGCGCCGATCTCCGTGGACGGGGCGCGGCGTGCTGGCGGCCATCGCGGCGATGGTGTGGTGGATCTTCAGCCCGCACGAAGTCACGGCCGTCGTGGCCGCCAAGACGTGGGACCGCACCCTCGAAGTGCAGGCGTACCGCACGATCCGCGAATCCGACTGGTCCGTCCCCTCGGGCGGGCGGCCGGTGCGCAGCTACCGCGCGATCCGCGAGTACCGCCAGGTGCTGGACCACTACGAGACCAAGGAGCGCCAGGTCAGCGAGCGGGTGCAGACCGGCACGCGCACCTATACCTGCGGCTCGCGCGACCTGGGGAACGGCCACTTCGAGGACCGCACCTGCACCGAGCCCGAGTACGAGACGCGCTACCACACGGAAAAGTACCAGGACCCGGTGTACCGCCAGGAGCCGGTCTACGCCACCAAGCACGACTACGACATCGAGCGCTGGGTGCGCGACACCGTCCTCGCGGCCCGCGGCGTGGCCGACGAGCCGAGCGAGCTCGCGGACCCCGCCTGGCCAGTCGCCCGCCTGCGCGAGCGCCAGCGCGAGGGCGCCCGCACCGAAAAGTACATCCTCCGCTTCCGCGAAAAGGACGGCGACCTCCACGAAGCCCCCGTCACCCTCGACCGCTTCCAGCAGCTCCGCGTGGGCACGCCGGTGCGCATCAAGGTGAGCCGCGCCGGCTCGGTGGAGCTGCTGGGAGTGGACAGCGCGCGGGGGCGGTAGGAGGGCCCCCTCCCCCCGGCCCCCTCCCCCGCCTGCGGGGGCGCAGGGCGGGTGAGGGGGAGAACTTCGCCCGCGCCTCACGGATGCCCCGTAGGGGCGCGATTCATCGCGCCCGTGCCTGACGCTGCTCCGCCGTCCGCCCTTTAACACCGAACCCGTAGGGGCAGACCTGCGTGTGACCTGCGTGTCTGCCCACCGCCCGCCCCACCTCCGCACCGACCGACGCAACCCGAACCCCGTAGGGGCCGCCCCACGTGGCTGCCCGTGCCCGCCCGCGCGCCGCCCCCATGCCCCCGCGCACCCATGCATGCACATGCCCCTCCCCCAGGTAGTTTTGGGGGAGGCGCCGCGAGGTGACGAAAGGGGGTGGGGGCCCCCTACCCCGCCCGCAGCGCCTCCACCGCGTGCGGCAGCGCCAGCCGCGCCCACTCCTCGTACGCGGCGCCGGAGGGGTGCAGTCCGTCATCCACGAGCATGCGGGCACCGGCGGCGCGGGAGGCGGGGGTCACGTCCACCCAGCGGGCGCCGGCGTGGGCGGCCTCGTCGCGCGCGACGGCGTTGAAGATGTCGATCTCGTGCGCGATGGCGGCGCGGTCGCGGCCGGCGGCGAACGGAGTGACGCCCCAGTCGGGGATCGAGAGCACCAGCACGCGCCGCGCCTCGTTCCCCGCGAAGCCGATCGCGCGGGCCAGGAGGAAGCGGAAGTGCTCGCGGTACTCCTCCGCTGAGCGGCCGCGGTACTGGTTGTTGACGCCAACCAGCAGCGAGACCAGCGAGTACGGGCCCGCCGGGGCCGCCGCGTCGATGGCGGCGTCCAACTCGTCCGTCGTCCAGCCGGTGCGGGCGATGATCTCGGGCGGATCGAGGCGGATGCCCTGCTCCGCCAGCAGAGCCACCAGGCGCACGGGCCAGCGCTCGGCCTCCGCGATGCCCTCGCCGATGGTGTACGAGTCGCCCAGCGCCAGGAACCTCACGGAGCCCTCATCTTGATCACCTTTGCCGCGGGAAGCGAAGACCTGCCCAGCCAGCTCGTCCACTCCAGCCGCGGCTCGGCACCGCGCGGGTGAGGCTGGGGACCTCGTCCAGCACGAGGCGGGCCGTGAAGCCGACTTCCGTACCAGCGTAGAAGGGGGTCAGCTCGCTCAGGGGGCGGTGCCCGTGGCCGTCGGGCAGGACGCCGGGGGCTGAAGCCCCCGGCTGGAACCACGCGAAGACCGCTGAAGCGGTCTCGTGGGCTGCGGTGCGGCCCGTGACACGGGCGCTACCAGGTCCATGCGTCGCGAACGTCGGTTCTCCCCCTCCCCCGCCCTGCGCCCCCGCAGACGGGGGAGGGGGCCGGGGGGAGGGGGCCATTCAGTTCCCGCCCCCTCTCCCGATAACAGAGGCGCAGCCTCTCCTGCTATCGGGAGAGGGGGCAGCGAGGAACGAGCGGGGGTGAGGGCCTCCGGAATCGCATCGGAGGGAACATTTCCCGCGCTTGGACGACCCGAAAAAAACTTCTTGACGCGCCGTTCTTCGAAGAATACAATGCACCTCGGTACACAATGGCGCTTTAAGTGTGCGTGCGTTCGCCCTTTCATTGGGAGGCTCAATGGGCATCAGGGCACGCGTTTCACTCGCTTCGCTTCTCACCATCGTGTCAGGCGCGGTACTCCTCAGCGCGCCCGCCCCGGTACAGGCGGAAGCGAAGTTCGACTGCGTAGATTCGGTTCGAGCGTACTGCGAGTACATCGCTTCGAGCTGCGCGAGCGGCAGGGCGAGGTGCTGGTACACGACGGGTACACGACGAGCCCGTGCCAGATCACGAACAGCGAGTGCATCACCGCTCTCGACGAGCCCCCCGTCGAGTGAGCCGCCGCGGATCGGTGGAGGACGGTTCCTTCACCGATCCTGTATTTGCACGCGCTTCTTCACGATCTCGCTCGGGTCAGAGCATGAACAGGTTCTTCGCCAACGCCGCGACGGCGCTTCTGGTGTGCTGTGCGCTCGTCGTGACGGGGCTCGCCGTCCGTAGGGAGCTCGCCGCCGCCCGCCCGGTACCGGCCGCGTACAACCCGCAGGCGCGAAACGTGAGTGATTGGCGCCGCTACGTGGAAGGATCCCGCATCGGACCGACCGACGCACAGGTGACGATCGTCGAGTTTTCGGACTTCCAATGCCCTTACTGCGGCATGATGGCGGGGCGCCTGCGCGCGCTTCGCGAGGCGAACCCCGGGAAGGTGGCACTCGTCTACCGGCACTTCCCGCTCGAGTACCATCCCTTTGCGGCTCCGGCGGCTCACGCAAGCATCTGCGCGGAGCGCCAGGGCCGCTTCGAGGCGTACCACGATGCGGTGTTCGCGCGGCAGGATTCGCTGCACGGCGACATCTGGTCCGCGCTCGCCGAGGATGCCAAAATCCCGAACCTCCAGTTGTTCAGTGAGTGCATGAAGGAGAGCGGGCCCGCCCAGCGGATCGAGCGTGATCAGGCGGCGGCGAGGAGGCTCGGCGTCAACTCGACTCCTTCCATACTGGTCAACGGAACCCTGGTTACCGGCGATGGGCTTGGCGCCATCGAGGAGTACGTCGCCCGCGCGCTGAAGGGTTCGCGCAGCCGCACCTGAACGCCAGCCGATGCTGGCGCCCACATGACGATGGAGGATTTCACGATGCGCTTACACGTTCCGCTGCTTGCCGCGGTATTCTGCGTTGGGCTGCCCGTTGCCGCCGCGGCACAGCAGCCTGGGCCCGGGGTGGGGCAGAGCGTAACATCGTCGCGGGTGCGGTCCAAGGTGCCATACTCCGGCATCAACATCTCCATGGTGCCCCAGTTCGGGCCCGGCGGTACGATGCGGTGGGCGCACCATCCGACGATCGCCACCGTCGATCCGGGTTCTCCGGCGGACCGCGTAGGGCTGCGGCCGGGCGACGTCGTGCTCCTGGTGAATGGGCGCGACTCGCGTGAGCCGGAGGCGATGTTCGGTGAGCCGGGGACGGTATACGTGTTCCGGGTGCGCCGCGGGAGCGCTGTTCGCGATTACACCGTCACGAGCACGACGCTGCCGAGTACTAGGCCGGCGGGCCGGGGCTGAGACACCTCGCCGGAATTCATGAAGCCGACACGCGAGGCCCGTTCTATACGGGCCGCCCGCTGGCTGCCTGATCTCGGGCGCCAGGTGCTGCTCGCCATTCTGCTCGTGATCGGGTGGAGCAGCGCGGCCAGCGGCCAGACGGTGACGATTTCGGGCCGGGTGACCAGCACGGCGGGTGCGCCGCTCTCAGGGGCGCGTGTGGAAGCTCGCGATCCCGCGGCAGGGGATCGCGCGTCCGCGTCCACCCTCACGAATGCCGCGGGACGCTATCTGGTGCGGGTGCGTCCCGGACGCGAATACGCGCTGTCCGTGGAAATGCCGGGCTTCGTGGGCGGCACCGTGCTGGTTGATGCCGCGTCGGCGGGGGCGATCCGCGACCTTCGGCTTGCCCCCGCGATGGGTACGCCCACGGTGCTCGAGGGGCTCACGGTGCGAGCCCCGCGTCGCACGCCGCAGGCGGAACGGCGAGCCGAGGCTCCTGGCGCGTCGGTGGCGTCCCGTGCCGCCAGCATCTCCACGCGCTATCCGGGCGATCCCGGCGACCTGGCGGCATCGGCCGGAACGTCCGGGCAGGTGATCCGCGGTGCAGGCGGGCTCTCCATCGCCGGGCAGGGGCCGTCCGCCAACCGCACGACGGTGGACGGAGCGGGATTCGACGCCGGGAGCCTGCCCCCCGAGGCACTCGCGGCGGCGGGCGTCATCGCGCACCCCTACGACGTGTCCCGGGGCCAGTTTACCGGCGGCGAGCTGGCTGGGCGCACCATGAGCGGCACCAACCTTTGGGGCGGCGCCTTCCGCATGGCGCTCCAGAACCCGAACCTGGCGTATGGCGCACGGGAGCGCATGGGCACCGGGCGGCTCGGGGGCGGCGGGGGTGGCCCGATCGTTCCCGGCCGCCTCTTCGTGTACGGAGCCGGACAGGTGGTGGTTCAGGAGTCGCCCGCGCGCGCGCTGGACCCTGACGATCCGCGCCTCCAATCGTTCGGTGTATCGGCGGACTCGGCCCGGCGCCTCCTCCAGATCGTGGAAGGGCTCGGGATGCGGAACGCCCCGGATGCGGATGCGCGGACCTCGACGGGCGCGATCCTCGCGCGCTTCGACTATCTGCCAGGCTCGCGCCACTCCCTCACCCTGCGCATCGATGCGCGCCGGCGCACGTCCGACGGATACAGGTCGCCGTTCTCGGCGTCCGACGGCGCCGAGACGCGTGAACAGAGTGGCGGAGTGTTGCTCAAGGCGTTCACGCGGTTCCGCGGCGGCGCTACCCACGACGCCTCCGTCTACCTCTCCAGCACGGACCAGCGAAGCGCACCCGGCGCGGCACTGCCTGCCGGAGAATTGTGGCTCCGCTCCGACCTGGTCGACGGAAGCCGGGGGATCTCCACCCTGTCGTTTGGCGGCGATGCGCAGGCGTGGCCGGCGGAGGACCGTACGGCGATCGAGCTCTCCGACCGCGTCACCATCGAACTTGGGCGAGGTGCGCACCAGCTGCAGGCGGGCGCGCTGTACCTGCGCGAGCGCGTGGAGGCCAGCGCGATGAACGACCGGTTCGGCACCTTCACCTTCGCCACGCTCGCGGACGTGGAAGCGGGACGTCCGGTGCGTTTCACCCGCTGGCTGGGGAGCGGTGTGGGGGAGGCGGTCACGGCCACGCACGCATTGTACGCCGGCGACCTCTGGACGCCCAGGCGCGGGCTGCGCGTCACCTGGGGCGTACGCGTGGAGCGAACCGCGTTCGAGCTGCCGGGCGCGCTGGATCCGGGAGAGTCGCTCGTTGCCGAGCCTGGGACTTCACCATGGTCCCTGAGCCCACGCGCGGGGTTCACGTGGACCCGCAACACGCCGCGGATGGAGTGGGTCGTTCGCGGCGGCGCCGGGCGGTTCAGGGCGGCCGCGCCGACGCGCTCGCTCGCGGCGCTGCGGGTGGAGCCGGGTCTCGGGTACGGCGTGCGCCTCGAATGCGTCGGCGCGGCAGCGCCGTCGCCGCGGTGGGATAGCTACCGCGGAGATCCGTCGTCCGTGCCTACCCGATGCATAGGGGATGACGAGACGCGGGCGAGCGACCCGGCGGGGACAACCGGGTTCACGCGCGGATTCGGCGTGCCCGGCCTGTGGCGCGCATCGCTGGAATCCTTTTGGCTCCACAAGAAGTCCGACACTTCGCTGGAGGTGGCGGCGAGTGCCAGCCGTGGCCGCAGACTCCCGCTGGGGATCGACCAGAACCTGGCGGCGAGTCCCGCGTTCACGCTGGCCCACGAGGGAGGGCGCCCCGTGTACGCCGCCCCCGGGGCGATCGACCCTGCCACCGGCCGCGCCGTGCTCAGCGCCTCGCGGCGCCGGGACGACGCAGGAGTCGTTCGAGCCGTAGATGCGGCGGGAAGGTCCGCGTCGGAGCAGATCTCCGTGTCGGCCACGCGCATGTTCGGAGTAGGACTGCTGAGGGCGCACTATACCCTGACCCGCTCGCGGGATCACGCGTCCTCGTTGCCCAGCCCCGCCGCATCGCTCCCCAGCACCGCCGGTGATCCGCGCCGCGCATCCTGGGCTCCAGCCGACTTCGAGCAGCGTCACGCCTTCCAGCTCTCGGTCGACCGGTCAGTCTCGCGGTGGATGTCGCTCACGCTGTACGGGGTCGTGACCTCGGGTGCACCGTTCACGCCCATGGTGGACACGGACGTGAACGGCGACGGCTTCGCCAACGACCGGGCCTTCGTCTTCGATCCGTCGGTGGCACGCGAGGCCGGTGTCGCCCGCGAAATGTCGGAGTTGATCGATCGCGCCCCCGCCGGAGTGCGTTCGTGCCTGCGGGGGCAGCTCGGTCGCGTGGCGGCGCGCAACAGCTGCCGTGGGCCCTGGAACCCGCGGCTGGACGTGCAGCTCAACATCCGGCCACGCGGCGTGCAGCGCGGCGCCCACTTCATGGTCGTGGGAGAGAACATCACCGCCGGCCTGGACCGCCGTCTCCACGGCGCGGATGGCCTTCGTGGATGGGGCCAGGACGTCTCTCCGAACCCGGTCCTCCTCCGCGTCACCGGATTCGACCCCTCCACACGCCGCTACGCATACGAGGTGAACCCGTCGTTCGGCAGAGATGTCGTGACAAGCCGGCCTTTCGCCGTTCGCCTCCAGATGCGCCTGACGATGGGCGCGGACCCCGCGACGCAGGCGATGATGTCATCCATCTCCACCCTGCGTGCCTCCGCCGCCCCGGAGGACATCCGCCGGGAGATCCTTCGCCAATGGCAGAACACTCCATCCCTGGTGCTCGGCGGCGCCGCGGAGCGGAACGTTCAGCTCGGTCCGGAACAGAGAAGTGCCCTGCGCGCCGCGGCGGACTCCGTAGCCCGCGGGGTGGCTTCGCTCGCGAGCGCGCTGGTCGAAACGGAGGTCACACAGCCGGCGGGCACGTCCCAGCTCCTGGCGCAGGCGCAGTCGCTGCTCATGGGCGGATTCGAGCAGGCGCGCGCAACCCTCACCCCTGAGCAGTGGTCGCGGCTCCCCCTCCTGATCCGCCGGCCACCCCGAGCCGTGGTTCCCCTGGGCTCGCAAACCAACATCCT includes the following:
- a CDS encoding SGNH/GDSL hydrolase family protein — protein: MRFLALGDSYTIGEGIAEAERWPVRLVALLAEQGIRLDPPEIIARTGWTTDELDAAIDAAAPAGPYSLVSLLVGVNNQYRGRSAEEYREHFRFLLARAIGFAGNEARRVLVLSIPDWGVTPFAAGRDRAAIAHEIDIFNAVARDEAAHAGARWVDVTPASRAAGARMLVDDGLHPSGAAYEEWARLALPHAVEALRAG
- a CDS encoding thioredoxin domain-containing protein, producing the protein MNRFFANAATALLVCCALVVTGLAVRRELAAARPVPAAYNPQARNVSDWRRYVEGSRIGPTDAQVTIVEFSDFQCPYCGMMAGRLRALREANPGKVALVYRHFPLEYHPFAAPAAHASICAERQGRFEAYHDAVFARQDSLHGDIWSALAEDAKIPNLQLFSECMKESGPAQRIERDQAAARRLGVNSTPSILVNGTLVTGDGLGAIEEYVARALKGSRSRT
- a CDS encoding PDZ domain-containing protein is translated as MPYSGINISMVPQFGPGGTMRWAHHPTIATVDPGSPADRVGLRPGDVVLLVNGRDSREPEAMFGEPGTVYVFRVRRGSAVRDYTVTSTTLPSTRPAGRG
- a CDS encoding carboxypeptidase-like regulatory domain-containing protein, with translation MKPTREARSIRAARWLPDLGRQVLLAILLVIGWSSAASGQTVTISGRVTSTAGAPLSGARVEARDPAAGDRASASTLTNAAGRYLVRVRPGREYALSVEMPGFVGGTVLVDAASAGAIRDLRLAPAMGTPTVLEGLTVRAPRRTPQAERRAEAPGASVASRAASISTRYPGDPGDLAASAGTSGQVIRGAGGLSIAGQGPSANRTTVDGAGFDAGSLPPEALAAAGVIAHPYDVSRGQFTGGELAGRTMSGTNLWGGAFRMALQNPNLAYGARERMGTGRLGGGGGGPIVPGRLFVYGAGQVVVQESPARALDPDDPRLQSFGVSADSARRLLQIVEGLGMRNAPDADARTSTGAILARFDYLPGSRHSLTLRIDARRRTSDGYRSPFSASDGAETREQSGGVLLKAFTRFRGGATHDASVYLSSTDQRSAPGAALPAGELWLRSDLVDGSRGISTLSFGGDAQAWPAEDRTAIELSDRVTIELGRGAHQLQAGALYLRERVEASAMNDRFGTFTFATLADVEAGRPVRFTRWLGSGVGEAVTATHALYAGDLWTPRRGLRVTWGVRVERTAFELPGALDPGESLVAEPGTSPWSLSPRAGFTWTRNTPRMEWVVRGGAGRFRAAAPTRSLAALRVEPGLGYGVRLECVGAAAPSPRWDSYRGDPSSVPTRCIGDDETRASDPAGTTGFTRGFGVPGLWRASLESFWLHKKSDTSLEVAASASRGRRLPLGIDQNLAASPAFTLAHEGGRPVYAAPGAIDPATGRAVLSASRRRDDAGVVRAVDAAGRSASEQISVSATRMFGVGLLRAHYTLTRSRDHASSLPSPAASLPSTAGDPRRASWAPADFEQRHAFQLSVDRSVSRWMSLTLYGVVTSGAPFTPMVDTDVNGDGFANDRAFVFDPSVAREAGVAREMSELIDRAPAGVRSCLRGQLGRVAARNSCRGPWNPRLDVQLNIRPRGVQRGAHFMVVGENITAGLDRRLHGADGLRGWGQDVSPNPVLLRVTGFDPSTRRYAYEVNPSFGRDVVTSRPFAVRLQMRLTMGADPATQAMMSSISTLRASAAPEDIRREILRQWQNTPSLVLGGAAERNVQLGPEQRSALRAAADSVARGVASLASALVETEVTQPAGTSQLLAQAQSLLMGGFEQARATLTPEQWSRLPLLIRRPPRAVVPLGSQTNILIAPDL